One genomic segment of Bacteroides caccae includes these proteins:
- a CDS encoding polysaccharide deacetylase family protein has protein sequence MANDIDLGKISITPRGDWNNKTEVEYNDIWRYKNAKYLALQDSTGVVPADDGVYWYELSSQGKSAYQQAVDNGFPGSEEEWLQSLKQPALDGAARADTAVANMDKRFPDEISKIQSSLYNQLSSDLNDKVVKPLVISGTEQLAGQYKMNGEVIDIYERSVSLSNLPKAAGETKDYVIADEPLGFGTYVNVESFVASTGKGLNKEFFNFNYDITRFYINSQLQTCVVLKCRNTVSEEVNGLMHIQYCKFRGDVVEFDITLPSSVNKEAISLEIPPLKYNKKMVFSYITDDSYAIYQYIFSLINKRYIAKRFKLPDDRILTWHLGMQGDPQIEQYVSDAYYPEKPAQCTDGAGIKKRYATTVATWPDKLKNQYIGQDFGYFLPWMSEKEFKLFFDFGFMVAYHDLIGYDTATTDTQAKFDKCVEDSVALFKEYIGITPKLMVEPNGDHKYITFSRVNDNIQVITAQGGDPSIKKVYPFSPDFTLSKNNVTIQRLFAYGDDMVYDNDNPQYAQDLLDILSGFNATENKESIYWLIGSTHRGSHWESVFIKNLHRLYGDIGLDNLWFPTLDEFFEYWYMRENTLSVKTVTETGVHYRMYVPKGANFFFRDLSVLISGVPSLEGVSVTSGDNVYGTSFAMNDGRLLVNLDFNPLLLERVNKYVESFEADYNAEYAYDDAYYFVQMLKPGLKEPYLARINKWVSPPVLESFVINSGQEFTQDRNVILNITYSGQAPSHYMVSEDMSFTGASWIEYVEKPTFKLSSGFNAKTVYVKLKNAYGETGVLSAGITLLEPTLTLKGITIDNGAASAIQRNVNVTFDYLGYPTHYMVSENSSFAGASWVEFTENPIVQLSASYGNKILYAKLKNATTETVSRSAAIELIDAVTARLDSITVNNGDASTDSGIVSVKFETLNTITKYKIGQQADLSDCTDWIVWGGSTVQYDSKIVDGNLTVYAQVGNETTESSIKSDSIQVVQPVGLTSITLAEGKDSFAGYTVPVSFEISQGTPTHYRLAETSAGLASAAWEAWKDNIVYEFATSGAKTLYGQLKNEVSESSVGSDSVTLTESPVIILLANIPSAGNVDGVGFVQPINSGNAAVDLKDIQGNNVGTLTGRYIPYNKADYAAMGAKLSKDVLGGTGAPVYWQGVTLGAEVQYPNSMIWDGSTKNIVVPTRGNFTSYTAEIQSVVILKGLTPGNYKVRLLLSDKNSVPNTQPWNLYVQNAVQQVLASDLSTKVINNNSDWYTFDDVAVDSDGYLLVAQGYNNDPSAEPGYSRISPICIVEVTKLS, from the coding sequence ATGGCTAATGATATAGATTTAGGCAAGATATCCATCACTCCCAGAGGAGACTGGAACAATAAGACAGAAGTTGAATATAATGATATTTGGCGTTATAAAAATGCCAAATATTTGGCTTTACAAGATTCAACCGGTGTAGTCCCGGCAGATGACGGGGTATATTGGTACGAACTTTCGTCTCAAGGAAAAAGCGCGTATCAGCAGGCAGTCGACAATGGCTTTCCCGGCAGCGAAGAAGAATGGCTTCAATCGTTGAAACAACCGGCGTTGGATGGCGCAGCGCGGGCAGATACTGCGGTAGCTAATATGGATAAACGGTTCCCGGATGAAATATCGAAGATTCAGAGCTCTTTATATAACCAGTTAAGTTCGGATTTAAACGACAAGGTCGTCAAACCTCTTGTTATTTCCGGTACCGAACAATTGGCCGGTCAATATAAGATGAATGGAGAAGTAATAGATATCTATGAAAGATCAGTATCTTTATCCAACTTGCCAAAGGCTGCCGGAGAAACGAAAGATTATGTGATTGCGGATGAGCCTCTAGGGTTTGGGACGTATGTTAACGTAGAATCATTCGTTGCTTCAACCGGAAAAGGATTGAATAAGGAGTTTTTCAATTTCAATTATGACATTACACGGTTTTACATTAATTCTCAATTGCAGACGTGTGTTGTGCTGAAATGCAGGAATACGGTATCTGAAGAGGTAAACGGTCTGATGCACATTCAATATTGCAAATTCCGGGGTGATGTGGTTGAGTTTGATATTACGCTTCCAAGCTCAGTTAATAAGGAGGCTATTTCGTTGGAGATTCCACCTTTGAAGTATAATAAGAAGATGGTATTTAGCTATATCACGGACGATAGCTATGCTATATACCAGTATATATTTTCGCTGATTAATAAAAGATATATAGCTAAAAGATTTAAATTGCCTGATGATAGGATTCTTACATGGCATTTGGGTATGCAGGGTGACCCGCAGATAGAGCAGTATGTTTCTGACGCTTATTATCCGGAAAAGCCCGCACAATGTACTGATGGTGCTGGAATAAAGAAAAGATATGCAACTACTGTTGCTACTTGGCCGGATAAATTAAAAAACCAATACATAGGCCAGGATTTCGGTTATTTTCTACCGTGGATGTCAGAAAAGGAGTTTAAACTTTTTTTTGACTTCGGGTTCATGGTAGCCTATCACGATTTGATAGGCTATGATACTGCTACTACCGACACACAGGCAAAATTTGATAAATGTGTCGAGGACTCGGTCGCACTTTTCAAGGAGTACATAGGCATTACCCCAAAATTAATGGTGGAACCGAATGGCGACCACAAATATATAACTTTCAGCCGGGTTAATGACAACATTCAGGTCATTACTGCGCAGGGAGGAGACCCCAGTATTAAAAAAGTTTATCCATTCAGTCCTGATTTTACTTTAAGCAAAAATAATGTAACCATTCAGAGATTATTCGCTTACGGAGATGATATGGTATACGATAATGATAATCCTCAATATGCGCAGGATTTACTTGATATTCTATCCGGATTTAATGCAACAGAAAACAAGGAATCGATCTACTGGTTGATAGGTTCCACACACAGAGGATCGCACTGGGAATCGGTATTCATTAAGAATCTGCATCGATTGTATGGAGATATCGGCTTAGACAATCTATGGTTCCCTACTTTAGATGAATTCTTTGAATATTGGTATATGAGGGAAAACACGCTGTCTGTTAAGACTGTGACGGAAACGGGGGTACATTACAGGATGTATGTGCCGAAGGGCGCCAATTTCTTTTTCAGGGACTTGTCCGTACTCATATCAGGTGTTCCGTCACTGGAAGGGGTGTCTGTCACATCGGGGGACAATGTGTATGGAACATCATTCGCTATGAATGACGGCAGGCTGCTGGTTAACCTTGACTTCAACCCGTTGTTGTTGGAACGGGTGAACAAGTATGTGGAATCATTTGAGGCAGATTATAATGCGGAGTATGCGTATGATGACGCTTATTATTTTGTTCAGATGTTGAAACCGGGATTGAAGGAGCCGTATTTGGCAAGAATCAATAAATGGGTGTCACCGCCTGTACTTGAATCGTTTGTGATCAACTCCGGGCAGGAATTCACTCAAGACCGGAATGTTATACTAAACATTACCTACAGCGGTCAGGCTCCGTCCCATTATATGGTTTCAGAGGATATGTCGTTTACAGGAGCCTCATGGATTGAATATGTGGAAAAACCGACATTCAAGTTGTCTTCCGGATTCAATGCTAAAACCGTTTATGTGAAGCTAAAGAATGCGTATGGGGAAACCGGAGTATTATCAGCCGGTATAACTCTGCTTGAGCCGACATTGACTCTGAAAGGCATCACGATAGATAACGGAGCAGCTTCGGCGATACAGAGAAATGTAAATGTAACATTTGACTACCTCGGATATCCAACTCATTACATGGTTTCGGAAAATTCATCGTTTGCGGGAGCATCATGGGTGGAATTCACTGAAAATCCGATAGTGCAACTATCCGCATCTTATGGAAACAAAATACTGTATGCAAAATTGAAAAATGCCACTACTGAAACGGTATCCAGATCAGCCGCCATCGAGTTGATAGATGCTGTTACGGCACGGTTGGACAGTATTACTGTCAACAATGGGGATGCCAGCACAGATTCCGGTATTGTATCGGTTAAATTTGAGACGTTGAATACCATCACCAAATACAAGATCGGCCAACAGGCGGATTTGTCTGATTGTACAGACTGGATTGTGTGGGGCGGTTCGACAGTTCAATATGACTCAAAAATAGTGGATGGTAATTTGACAGTATATGCGCAGGTCGGAAATGAGACGACAGAATCTTCGATCAAGTCTGATTCTATACAGGTAGTGCAACCCGTTGGCCTGACAAGCATAACACTGGCGGAAGGGAAAGATTCTTTTGCCGGCTATACCGTACCTGTTTCATTTGAAATCAGTCAGGGAACTCCAACGCATTACAGATTGGCGGAAACGTCAGCAGGCTTGGCGTCTGCTGCATGGGAAGCATGGAAAGATAATATTGTTTACGAATTTGCAACTTCTGGAGCTAAAACTTTGTATGGACAGTTGAAGAATGAAGTTTCTGAATCAAGCGTTGGCAGCGATTCCGTAACTCTTACAGAATCGCCTGTCATAATATTACTGGCAAACATACCATCGGCAGGGAATGTGGATGGCGTCGGCTTTGTCCAGCCTATAAACTCCGGTAATGCGGCTGTGGATCTAAAAGATATTCAGGGAAACAACGTTGGAACCTTGACAGGTAGATATATACCATATAACAAAGCTGATTATGCAGCTATGGGAGCAAAGTTGTCCAAGGATGTCCTAGGCGGAACAGGCGCTCCTGTTTATTGGCAAGGGGTGACATTAGGAGCGGAAGTACAATATCCCAACTCAATGATTTGGGATGGCTCTACCAAAAATATCGTTGTTCCCACACGTGGTAATTTCACTTCTTACACGGCTGAAATTCAAAGTGTCGTAATATTAAAGGGGTTAACTCCGGGTAACTATAAGGTCAGACTTT